The following coding sequences are from one Halorubrum sp. BOL3-1 window:
- a CDS encoding NfeD family protein has protein sequence MDALAQAGLLSPDTLPLLLLTAGLLLSMAEALAPGANFVVVGVALVGAGLGGLVLTSLGVVGAGLTLFMALLTLVFGAAAFYGYHEFDLYGGKGQQQTSDSDSLKGKTGTVTKRVTPTGGEVKLAGGGFNPNYSARSMEGEIDEGEEVMVVDPGGGNVVTVEPMGYVEDDIDRELAADRARKAAASETDAEDSGESDAGRETEIERE, from the coding sequence ATGGACGCGCTCGCACAGGCCGGCCTGCTCTCGCCGGACACTCTCCCGCTTCTGCTCTTGACGGCGGGCCTGCTGCTCTCGATGGCCGAGGCGCTCGCGCCGGGGGCGAACTTCGTCGTCGTCGGCGTCGCGCTCGTCGGCGCGGGTCTCGGCGGACTGGTGTTGACCTCGCTGGGCGTCGTCGGCGCCGGACTCACGCTGTTCATGGCGCTCCTGACGCTCGTCTTCGGCGCCGCCGCCTTCTACGGCTACCACGAGTTCGACCTCTACGGCGGGAAGGGCCAACAGCAGACCAGCGACAGCGACTCGCTGAAGGGGAAGACGGGCACCGTCACGAAGCGCGTGACCCCCACGGGCGGCGAAGTGAAACTCGCCGGCGGCGGCTTCAACCCCAACTACTCCGCGCGGTCGATGGAGGGCGAGATCGACGAGGGCGAGGAGGTGATGGTCGTCGACCCCGGCGGCGGTAACGTCGTCACCGTCGAGCCGATGGGGTACGTCGAAGACGACATCGACCGCGAACTCGCGGCCGACCGCGCACGGAAGGCCGCCGCGAGTGAGACCGACGCGGAGGACTCCGGGGAGAGCGACGCCGGCCGGGAGACCGAAATCGAACGGGAGTGA
- a CDS encoding YIP1 family protein, with protein sequence MPSPLAALASPIDGLLDRVRDAFESPWAGTVAVATLVVVTIGTAFGIVALGGVFDATVDQRITVDNPDRPPESTCETFGDDADSLIAERCDEPEQIDVDAGAELRDAATGYLHYGLIGVPVWWALFALALHGGARVAGGSGSVGDSFVIAGWALVGELFRVIAGVAAIWVVLSNAAITGSTFEALADGLVAAITSATGPLLVASAVAIAVQWVIVVGGLEAEHDLNRGAAAGVATFFAAAGFLLAAV encoded by the coding sequence ATGCCCTCCCCGCTCGCCGCTCTCGCGAGTCCGATCGACGGCCTGCTCGACCGCGTCCGCGACGCTTTCGAGTCGCCTTGGGCCGGAACGGTCGCGGTCGCGACCCTCGTGGTCGTCACGATCGGCACCGCCTTCGGGATCGTCGCGCTCGGCGGCGTCTTCGACGCGACGGTCGACCAGCGGATCACCGTCGACAACCCCGACCGCCCGCCGGAATCGACCTGCGAGACGTTCGGTGACGACGCGGACTCGCTGATCGCGGAGCGGTGCGACGAACCCGAACAGATCGACGTCGACGCCGGCGCGGAGCTCCGAGACGCGGCGACGGGCTACCTCCACTACGGGCTGATCGGCGTGCCGGTCTGGTGGGCGCTGTTTGCGCTCGCGCTCCACGGCGGGGCGCGCGTCGCGGGCGGATCCGGGTCCGTCGGTGACTCGTTCGTGATCGCGGGCTGGGCGCTCGTCGGAGAACTGTTCCGGGTGATCGCCGGCGTCGCGGCGATCTGGGTCGTCCTCTCGAACGCGGCGATCACGGGGTCGACGTTCGAGGCGCTGGCGGACGGACTCGTCGCCGCGATCACGAGCGCTACCGGTCCCCTACTCGTCGCGTCCGCGGTCGCGATCGCGGTCCAGTGGGTGATCGTCGTCGGTGGCTTGGAGGCCGAACACGACCTCAACCGCGGGGCGGCGGCGGGCGTGGCGACGTTCTTCGCCGCGGCCGGATTCCTGCTCGCGGCAGTCTGA